The Gammaproteobacteria bacterium genome has a segment encoding these proteins:
- a CDS encoding LysM peptidoglycan-binding domain-containing protein, translating into MLAALAGPARADTVVLNPDHPGRYVVVPGDTLWGIAARFLRNPWKWPDIWYINPAIENPHLIYPGDVISLVMRNGEPVLMLERAPENARPAFKMSPALNTEKLSPQVRIEKLERAIPTLPMDAIQQFLLDVYVVGKQEVDHAPYIVAMEEGHLVAAANDTVYARGMMDKSTARYQAFRTGRVYRDPDTEDDEIIGYEALRVGTARVEAFGDPTTLTFLDSSREVLIGDRLLPFPENSTLDTHFIPRAPETDIHGRIIAMFDAVARVGQFQVVVLNRGHADGVRPGHVFAAFRSGDKVRDLITARKKGQTVTLPDARSGLIMVFRTFDRVSYGLVTQASRDIRLHDTVGNP; encoded by the coding sequence ATGTTGGCGGCTTTGGCGGGCCCGGCGCGGGCCGACACTGTGGTACTCAACCCTGATCACCCCGGCCGCTACGTGGTGGTTCCGGGTGATACGCTTTGGGGTATCGCGGCGCGCTTTCTCCGCAATCCCTGGAAATGGCCGGACATCTGGTATATCAACCCCGCCATTGAAAACCCCCATTTGATCTATCCCGGCGATGTGATCTCCCTGGTCATGCGCAACGGCGAGCCGGTGTTGATGCTGGAACGGGCGCCGGAAAACGCCCGGCCGGCATTCAAAATGTCACCGGCCCTGAATACCGAGAAACTGTCCCCCCAGGTGCGCATCGAAAAGCTGGAGCGCGCCATCCCCACTTTACCCATGGACGCCATCCAGCAGTTTCTCCTGGACGTATATGTGGTGGGCAAACAAGAAGTCGACCACGCCCCCTATATTGTCGCCATGGAAGAGGGCCATCTGGTGGCCGCCGCCAACGATACTGTCTATGCCCGCGGCATGATGGACAAGTCCACCGCCCGCTACCAGGCCTTCCGCACCGGCCGGGTTTACCGGGATCCGGACACCGAGGATGATGAAATCATCGGCTACGAAGCGCTCCGGGTGGGGACAGCCCGGGTGGAGGCCTTTGGCGACCCCACCACGCTGACTTTCCTGGATTCCTCGCGGGAAGTGCTGATCGGCGACCGGCTGCTGCCCTTCCCGGAGAATTCAACCCTCGATACGCATTTCATCCCCCGCGCCCCGGAAACGGACATCCACGGCCGCATCATCGCCATGTTTGATGCCGTCGCGAGGGTGGGCCAATTCCAGGTGGTGGTGCTCAACCGCGGCCACGCCGACGGCGTGCGGCCCGGTCACGTGTTTGCGGCCTTTCGCTCCGGCGACAAGGTGCGGGATTTGATCACCGCCAGGAAAAAAGGCCAAACCGTCACGCTGCCCGATGCCCGCTCCGGCCTTATCATGGTATTTCGGACCTTCGACAGGGTAAGCTATGGCCTGGTCACACAGGCCAGCCGCGACATCCGATTGCACGACACCGTCGGCAACCCCTGA
- the dprA gene encoding DNA-protecting protein DprA gives MAQRPDNNNKLAHWLALVRTPHLGPQGVQRLLERCGNPIAIFDAAARPGELPERVRTALTRFDRSGVDQDLRWAEQPAHHLITLDDARYPALLKELKDPPPVLFVQGEPACLSHPQVAVVGSRNPSPAGLDNARAFSRELARQGLAITSGLAVGIDGAAHAGALAGGGITLAVIGTGPDRIYPSAHRELAEAIARQGALVSEFPLGTPPRPAHFPRRNRLISGLSLGTLVVEASPQSGSLITARLAAEQGRDVFAIPGSIHNPLARGCHALIRQGAKLIESAEDIVGELGSIAQFVRNAAAAAPRSDAAQAAAIPHQDLLDCMGYEPVPLDLVVERSGLTAERVSSILLELELHGLVAAAPGGFYSRLEPETSK, from the coding sequence ATGGCGCAGCGTCCTGACAATAACAACAAACTCGCCCACTGGCTGGCCCTGGTGCGCACCCCACACCTGGGGCCGCAGGGTGTTCAGCGCCTGCTGGAACGCTGTGGGAACCCCATCGCCATTTTCGACGCCGCCGCCCGGCCGGGGGAACTCCCCGAACGGGTGCGGACCGCGCTGACGCGCTTCGATCGGTCCGGTGTGGACCAGGATCTGCGCTGGGCGGAACAACCCGCTCATCATTTGATCACCCTGGACGACGCCCGCTACCCCGCCCTGCTGAAAGAACTCAAAGACCCGCCGCCGGTGCTGTTCGTGCAGGGCGAGCCCGCCTGCCTCAGCCATCCCCAGGTGGCCGTGGTGGGCAGCCGCAACCCCAGCCCCGCCGGGCTGGACAATGCCCGCGCTTTCAGCCGTGAGCTGGCCCGGCAGGGGCTGGCCATCACCAGCGGGCTGGCCGTGGGTATAGACGGTGCCGCCCACGCCGGTGCCCTCGCAGGCGGCGGGATCACCCTGGCCGTCATCGGCACGGGGCCCGACCGGATCTATCCCTCGGCACACCGCGAGCTGGCCGAAGCCATCGCCCGGCAGGGCGCGCTGGTGTCGGAGTTTCCACTGGGCACCCCGCCCCGTCCCGCGCACTTCCCCCGCCGCAACCGGCTTATCAGCGGCCTGAGTCTTGGCACCTTGGTGGTGGAAGCCTCACCGCAAAGCGGTTCGCTGATTACCGCGCGCCTGGCGGCGGAGCAAGGGCGGGACGTGTTCGCCATTCCCGGCTCCATTCACAACCCCCTGGCGCGGGGCTGCCACGCGCTCATCCGGCAGGGCGCAAAACTCATCGAATCGGCTGAAGACATCGTCGGGGAACTGGGCAGCATCGCCCAGTTTGTCCGGAACGCGGCTGCGGCGGCGCCCCGCTCCGATGCCGCCCAGGCAGCCGCCATCCCCCACCAGGACTTGCTCGATTGCATGGGTTATGAGCCTGTGCCCCTGGACCTGGTGGTGGAGCGCAGTGGATTGACGGCGGAGCGGGTTTCCTCCATTCTTTTGGAACTGGAATTGCATGGACTCGTTGC